The sequence AAAAATGATGCGCACGGCCAGGATATCATAGATCTCCTCGAAGCTCACGTGCTTGTTCTGCATCTTGTTCCATATAGAGTAAGGCGTTTTTACACGCTCCTTAATCTCGTATTTGATACCCATGCTATTGAGGGCGTCCTCGATGGGTGAAGTGAACTGTGAGAACAACTCGTCGCGGTCCTCACGGGTCAGTTTCAGTTTCGATTCTATCTTGGTATACTCGTCAGGATGCTCAAACTTAAAGCTCAGGTTCTCCAGTTCGCTCTTAATCTTGTTCAATCCCAGACGATTAGCCAAAGGCGCATAGATGTAAAGGGTCTCGCCGGCAATCTTGTACTGTTTGTTGGCAGGCTGACTCTCCAAGGTGCGCATATTGTGCAAACGGTCGCAGATCTTGATGATAATCACACGGATATCATCGCTCATGGTGAGAAGAAGTTTCTTGAAGTTCTCGGCCTGTGCCGAAGCCTGCTCGCCAAAGATACCACCGCTGATCTTGGTCAGACCATCCACAATCTGTGCTATCTTGGCACCAAAGATATTCTCGATGTCCTCTACGGTATAGTCGGTATCTTCTACCACATCGTGCAACAGGGCTGCACAGATACTGGTTGAGCCTAAGCCCACCTCGCTGCAGGCAATCTGCGCAACGGCGATGGGGTGCATGATATATGGCTCGCCCGACAGGCGGCGAACGCCCTTGTGGGCCTGACGTGCAAAGTTGAAGGCCTTTGTGATGAGGTCGACTTTCTTACGATGACGCGACGAGATATAATCGTTCAACAGTTGCTGAAACGCCTCATTGATCATCTGATCATCTTTTTCTTCTTGGGTTAATTGTTTTTCTTCTGCCATACCTCTTTTACTTCATTTATAAACGTCAAATCTGCTTTATCTTACTCGGAGCTTCTTACCAGCTCGGATATTATTGCCACGGAGACCGTTGAGTCTTTTCAGTTTTGCAACGGTAGTGCCATTACGACGGGCTATCTCGCCCAGTGTCTGACCAGAGCGGACGGTGACGCTGGAACCGCCACGGCGTGAATTGCGACTGGCGCGACTACTGCGACTGCGTCGGCTGCTCTTCTTGCTACGATAGGTGGGCTGATCGTCGTTAACCTCGGCTACGGCACGCTTGGTGAGCAACTCGTCGGCACGATAGCTGTAGATGCTATCCTGCAGGTCGATAAAGCGGATGGCATCTGCCATAGGTAGGCGGATGGCATGCTTCTTGTTGGCGCCAGGCACAATGTCGCGGCGATATTCGGGGTTTAACGAACGTATCATCTCAATATCCAGATCGAGCACGGCGGCCACCTGCTGCAGGTGCACATCGCGATCCACCACCACGGTATCAGTCTGCAGAGGCAGACGGGTGTTCATGGGGCAGATGTTATGCTCGCAATAATAATTCATGGCGTAGTTGGCTGCGATGAAAGCTGGCACATAACCACGTGTTTCAGCAGGCAGATAGGGATATAGCTGCCAGTAGTCCTTCTCGCCACCGGCACGGTGGATGGCCTTGTTGATGTTGCCAGGACCACAGTTGTAAGCGGCAATCACCAGGTTCCAGTCGCCAAACACACGATACAGGTCGCGCAGGTAGCGGGCGGCAGCATACGATGCTTTCACAGGATCGCGGCGCTCGTCAACCAGTGAGTTTACTTCCAGGCCGTACTGCTTACCAGTTGTAAGCATAAACTGCCACAAGCCAGTGGCACCTACACGTGATACGGCCTTGGGGTTCAGTGCACTCTCGATAACGGGCAGGTACTTCAGTTCCAAGGGTACCTGATATGCTTCGAGGGCCTCTTCGAAGATGGGGATGTAGAAATTGGCTGCACCCAACATCAGACTGACCGAGTGGCGCAGACGACCCATGTAACGGTCGATGAAGCGCTGTACGATATCGTTGTAGGCCATCTCCATGACAGTAGGCATACGGCGAAGTCGTTCAATATACTCCTCTGGTGTGTAGGTGGGGTTCTCATCCTTCATCTCACAATCGCCCTTGCTCAGGTAAGTCTTGGTCATGTAGAGCTCGAGCAGACTGTCGAGGTTGAATGTCATGGCCTCGGGAAACTCGATGAGTTCCTCGTTGCCCTGTTTGTCTCTTACCGAAATCTCATCCTCGATGGGTACGAACAGGCTGTCAACCTCCTCTTCGTCGTCCTCGGGGTCGTCTAAAATATTCTGTGCCGACAGCGGTACGCTGCAAAACAGCAGTGCCGCGAAACTTAAAATCTTTATATAATTCTTTACTGTCATATTCCATTAAAATTTGATGTTACATTGCACCCCAACGGCTCCGGTATTGAGCGGGTTGCGTGAGGTGTGGGTGTCGAGAATGGTGGGCTCGATGCTCAGACTCAGATCTTTACTGATATCGAACACCGACAGCTCAGCATCCACGTAAGCGTCGATGACTGAAAGGGCATAGACGCCTACCAGTACAAAGAAACTCATATCGCGCCAACGACGGTAGCGGTCCTTACGCTGCTTGAAGAGTTTCTTGTATCGCTCTTCCTGTCCGTTGATGGTGGCGCCGTTGTGCAGGAACTGGTTGTAACTCTGCGTGCCAGGGTCGTTGTCCATAATGTCGATATAGGCCTGCGAGTAGTCCTTGTACATGGTGTTATTCCAGTTCATTGCGTACAAACAACCGATGAAACCGCCGTAAACCAATGGCAGTTTCCAGTATTTTCGGTTATAAATCTGTCCGCCGCCAGGTATTACCAGAGCCAGCCATAGCGCACGTTTGGGATCGGGGTGCCAGGTGCTCATGTCCTTGAGGGGTTTGGTGGGGATGCGGGCCGAATCAACCAGCACCGACACCTCGTTATTGATGGCTTGCGACAACGAGTCGTGCTCCAATACCACCTCCTCCTGGGCTCGGACCGTTCCGAAACCTGTGGCCAGCAGCATGCCTGTTATCAACAGCTTACATCTATTCTTCATGTTCTTGTTTTACTTCTTCTTCAGTTTGTCGAAGACATTCATGATATACTCCAGCTCATCCTCATTGGCAAAGGAAATGCTGATACGCCCCTTCGACTGGGCAGAGCAGGTCATCTGTACTTTTGTTTTGAACAGGTCCGACAAGCGGTCTCTCAGAATGCTGTACTCCAATGGCAGCTGGTTAGGAGCCACGGTCTTACGGGCATTCTGCAGGGTGTCGCCGTTCTTCACCATCTGTACCATCTCCTCAACCTTACGTACCGAGTAGCCGTTGCGGTGTACGTCCTTAAACAGTTTGAGCTGTGCCGATGGACTTTCGAGCGAGAGCAGTGCACGGGCATGTCCCATGTCGATGTCGCGGTTCTTCAGTGCCATCTGTATCTGTGCAGGCAACTTCAGCAGTCGCATATAGTTGGTGATCGAGGTGCGGCTCTTACCCAGACGCTCCGACATGCGCTCCTGTGTCATACCTGTAGATTCCGACAATCGCTGGTAGGCCAGTGCAATCTCGATGGCATTCAAATCCTCGCGCTGAATATTCTCAACCAGTGCCATCTCCATGGTCAGCTTATCGTCGGTGGTCTTGATGTAAGCAGGTATAGCTTTAAGCCCTGCCAACTGCGATGCACGCCAACGGCGCTCACCGGCAATAATCTGATAGTGTCCTGAAGGCATCTCACGAACAGTGATAGGGGTGATGATGCCAATCTCACGGATACTGGCTGCCAGCTCGTTCAGTGCATTCTCATCGAACTCATGTCGTGGCTGGTCGGGGTTAGGTTCTATCAGCTCGATGGCAATCTCATTCAGGTTTGATGTACCTTGGGTGTTGATGTCGTTCGTGTTGATAAGTGCATCCAGCCCCATGCCTCTGCCGGTGCCGATATTGTCGAGTCCGCGACCCAGTACGTTGTGGTCGTATTTCTTTCTTACTGCCATAGTTATTTTTTGTTCTTAAAGATGATTTCCTGAGCCAGTGCCAGGTGGTTCTTTGCACCTGTCGAGTCGGCATCATAGAGGATTACGGGCAAACCATGACTTGGTGCCTCGCTTAATTTTACGTTACGCTGAATAACGGTTTTGAACACCAGCTCCTGGAAGTGGCGCTTCACCTCGTCGTAAATTTGGTTGGCCAGGCGCAGACGACTATCGTACATCGTCAGCAAAAAGCCTTCTATCTCGAGCGTTGGGTTCAATTTATTCTTGATGATCTTGATGGTGTTCAGCAGTTTGCTGATACCCTCCAGTGCAAAGTACTCGCACTGTACGGGGATAATCACCGAGTTGGCTGCAGTGAGCGAGTTAACGGTGATCAGGCCCAGTGATGGTGAACAGTCGATGAGGATAAAGTCGTATTCGTTACGAATAGGCTCAAGCATTTTCTTGATCACTTTCTCACGATCGTTCAGGTTCAGCATCTCAATCTCGGCACCAACCAGGTCGATATGGCTGGGTATGATATCCAGTCCGTCGATATCGGTGGTATAGATGGCGTCGCGCACATCGGCCTTGTTGATAATGCATTCGTATAGCGAGCATTCTACATCCTTGATGTCTACACCCAAGCCACTCGATGCGTTGGCCTGAGGGTCAGCGTCAACAACCAGCACTGTTTTTTCCAGTGTGGCCAGCGATGCTGCCAGGTTGATGGTAGTGGTGGTTTTGCCTACACCGCCTTTTTGGTTTGCTAAAGCAATAATCTTTCCCATTTGATTTTGACTTAATCTTGATAAAAATAAGAAATTTGGCCACAAAGTTACTAAAAAATTAAGAATTAATCGTTATGAATTAAGAGATTTTTGTAACTTTGCAGCCAAATTATTAATATTTTATGGAAATTAAACGACCTTTATTGCTCATTTCGAACGATGACGGCTATCAGGCAAAAGGTATTAATTGCTTGATAGATATGCTGAAGGATATAGCTGATATCATTGTTTGTGCACCCGATGATGCCCGCAGCGGCTACTCGTGTGCCTTCTCGGCTGGTATCCCTTTGCGCCTGAATCTGCATCGGAAAGAGCAGGGGGTAGAGGTGTGGAGTTGTAATGGTACCCCCGTTGATTGTGTAAAGATGGCGCTGGCCAATATCTGCAAGCGTCAACCCGATATGGTGATTGGCGGTATTAATCATGGCGATAATGCTTCGGTAAATACGCACTACAGTGGTACGATGGGTGTTACCATCGAGGGCTGTCTCAAGTACATCCCCTCGGTAGCCTTCTCGCTTTGCGATCAGCATGCCGATGCCGACTTCGAGCCTCTCCGTCCTTATGTGCGTGAGATTACCCAGAGGGTGCTCAACGAAGGATTGCCCAAAGGCGTGTGCTTGAATGTTAACTTTCCATTGGTTCCGGTTTATCAGGGGGTTAAGGTTTGTCGCATGGCCTTTGGTACTTGGTATAACGAAACCGAGAAGCACCACCATTCGCGTGGCTACGACTATTGGTGGATGATTGGTCATTATCGTAATGATGAGCCCGAAGCTGAGGATACCGATAATTGGGCACTGCATCATGGCTATATTGCCATTACACCTACCCAGATTGATGTCACCGCCTATCAGGCCATGGATCAGATTAGTAGTTGGTTTAATGTTTAATCTTTAATGTTTAACGTTAAATGAAGTACTATCTGATAGTTGGCGAGGCCTCGGGTGATTTGCATGCATCGCATTTGATGCGGGCGTTGAAAGATATTGACGCTGAGGCTGAGTTTCGTTTCTTTGGTGGCGGCCTGATGACGGCCGTTGGTGGTACCCGAGTTCGCCATTATAAGGAACTGGCTTATATGGGCTTTATTCCTGTGCTGATGCATTTGCGAACTATACTTCGCAATATGAAGATGTGTAAGCAGGATGTGGTGGATTGGCAGCCCGACTGTTTGATATTGGTAGATTATCCGGGCTTTAATCTCAAGATAGCCGAGTTTGTAAAAAGTCATACAAATATACCTGTATATTATTATATCTCACCTAAAATCTGGGCTTGGAAAGAGTATCGTATTAAGAATATCAAACGCGATGTCGACCAGCTCTTCTCTATCCTGCCTTTCGAGGTGGATTTCTTCGAGAAGAAGCATCATTACCCCATCCATTATGTAGGTAATCCCACGGCCGACGAGGTGAGAGCATTCCTGCAGTCATCGCCGGTGGCAAACAAAGAACCGATTATAGCCCTGTTGGCAGGATCGCGTAAACAGGAGATTAAAGACAACCTGCCTGCTATGCTCCAGGCTGTAAAACCTTACGAAAACAATTACCAAATTGTGGTAGCGGGAGCGCCTGGCATTGAGCCTTCGTATTATCAGCAGTTTATGCAAGGCTCGCAGGCCGATATCGTGTTCGGTCAGACCTATGCCTTGCTCGCAAAGTCCCATGCAGCCTTGGTTACCAGCGGTACGGCTACGTTGGAGACCTGTTTGTTTGGTGTGCCACAGGTGGTATGCTATAAAATACCCCTGCCTGCTGTTTTAGGGTTCTTACGTCGCCATTTCTTAAAGGTAAAATATGTTTCGCTTGTAAACCTTGTTGCAGGTCGTGAAGTTGTAAAGGAGCTGCTCGAAGATTTCTCGGTAGCCAACATCCGTAGTGAACTCCAGAAGATTCTTTCCGGTCCCGATCGTGATCGTATGCTCCAGGGCTATCAGGAGGTAAAACAGGCATTAGGCGATGAAAAAGCTCCCGAAAATGCGGCGCGGCTCATCTTGGATACGTTAAGCATGAAACATTAAACATTAAACATTAAAGATTAAAGATTAAACATTATACATTATATATTAATTATGAAAAAGTTTTTTTCTATTGCGTTGCTGGCTGTAGCAGCTATGAGCGCTAGTGCACAGAATGTGCAGTTGCATTATGATTTTGGTCGTAATTTCTACTCTGATGAAGAGGCTGGTCGTCAGAAGGTTACATTAACCCTCGAGCAGTTCAAGGCCGACCAGTGGGGTTCTTGGTTCTACTTTGTGGATATCGACTTCAGTCGTAAGTTCACCGAGGGAGCTTATGGTGAAATCTCTCGTGAGTTTAATATTGGTAAGAAAGGTTTTGCTGCCCACGTAGAGTATGATGGTGGTCTGAACCGTTTCGGTTCGTTCCAGCAGGCCGCATTGGTTGGTGCTGCGTGGAATGGTCATAATGCTGACTTCTCAAAGACCTATTCTGTACAGTTGATGTATAAGCGCTTCTTTAAGAGCTACGACAATACCAGCGCCTATAATTCGGTACAGCTCACTGGTGTATGGGGCCTGAACTTCGCTAACAAGAAGGGTACCTTCTCTGGTTTCATTGATTTCTGGCGTGGCGAAAAGGCCGACGGTCACGGTCAGCTGGTTCTCTTGACCGAGCCGCAGCTCTGGTACAATGCCACCGAGCATTTCAGTGTAGGTACCGAGGTTGAGGTTAGCAACAACTTCATTTATAACACCTATAACGATAAAAAGTTCTTCATTAACCCAACTTTGGCTGTTAAGTGGAACTTCTAATTTTTAATTTTATCTACCACTCTACCACTAATCGCTCGAAATACCTTTGTTTATGCAGGATTGCGAGGTGGTAGTAGAAAGATGGTAGATGGTAGATACAGTTTCTATTTTATATTTGTTTTCCCCGACAGAAAATGTTACTTTCTGCCGGGGAAAACTCTGTTTTCTGCATTAGAAAATGGAATTTTCTGCTGCGAAAAACAAATATCTTCTTTCTTGTTATGTAAAAATTTTGGCTAAAAATTTGGAAGTTTAGAATAATTTACCTATATTTGCCAACAAGAAGTACTACTATTAACCTAAGACAAGTTAGCCTATGACGAAGAATATGTTATACGTAATGGCGGCCGTGATGGCTGGTTTCGTGAGTTTAAGTATGTCCGCATGTAGTGTGGATTATGATGGCAACAACGAAAACGATGCAGATTTGATTGGAACGTGGGATGCCATCAGTCAGCAGTACTATGCTGATAACGAGGGTTACGGTAAGCCTGGTCCCGCAGGTGGCTATTGGGTAATCACAGCCCGCACCATCACCGAGTATCAGCAGGTGAATGCTGCAGCCATTACCACTGCTGGCTACACTTTTGACGGCAGACGGTTGACAATCGACGGGCGTACCGCTTGCGAGGTGGTTACGTTAACCCAACGGCAGATGCTGCTACGTAAACAGGTGCAACAAGGGAAGTATCAGGAAATAACTTTTAAAAGGCGATAAAAAATATGGGAGCTAACGGATGACCGGTTAGCTCCCTATTTCTTAATTATCTACGTTTGCGTTAGATGGGCAGTGAGAACACGAAGCGTGAACCGCCGCGGTAATCGGTGTCGAGACGAATATCGCCACCCAAACGGCGGGCGATGCTACGTGCTACGGTGAGACCGATACCGTTACCCTCGAAGAAATCGTTGAGCTTTACGTATGGCTCGAAAATCTTCTCAGCGTAGTCGGAAAGAACGCCTGTGCCAGTATCTTCAACACAGAACTCGAGGTTTGAGCCTGCGACGTTGATAAGCAACAGGATCTCGCCCTGGGCGGTGAACTTCATCGCATTATCGAGCAGTGCTACCAATGCGCGCACGGCATGCTTGCTGTTGGTGAACACCATGGTGGCCTGGGCTTCCTCTACCATCTGGCACTTGAATTCGGCCTTCTGGTAGCTCTGGATGCCTGACTCCTGGATGGCCATAGCGGCGATATCCTGAGCCATCACGTTATCCTCGCATCGCAAGGGCTGCTCCATCTCGATGTCGATAACATTGAGAATCTGATTGGCTGTGAGAGCGATGTTACCAGCATTAGGATGGGTGTAGTCTAACTTCTGCTTGATGGCCTCGGCATACTGCTCAATCATGTTCTTCTTCTTGAGCATGGTTTCCTCAAGCTTCTGCTTGGCAGCCATAACCTCGTTCGACTGCTTCTCGATGGCCTCTTTTACCTTCAGCACTTTCTGCTTCTCCTCTTCCATCTTGTCGAAAGCCATCAGGGCCTCTTCGTACCCCTGACCAACGTTGTCGAAGTTCTGCTCGAGCGAACGGTAGTCCTTGAGCAACTTCTCCATCTCGTTGACGCGCTTCTGGTAGTCCTCGAGCAACTGCTTGCCTTCGGCCTCCTGCTCACGACTGTGCTTAATCTTCATCTGCAGAATAATGCAGACGATGAGGAGTATAATAACAAGTGAGACAACCAACCAGATCATATGCTATGCTTTTTTCTGTTCTACCTTCATGAATTTGGTGAATCCGGTCATAGCCAGAATCTTGTAAATTTCGGGCGACACGTTGGTGATTTTGAACTGACCCTTGAGCTGAGTAACAATGCGCATAGTCTTCTGGATGATACGCAGACCTGAGCTGGCCATGTAGGTGAGTTCTGTGCAGTCCATTTCGAGGTCAACACCTCCCTCCTTAAGGGCGGGCTGGATGTCCTGCTCGAACTGGTTGGCGTTCATAGTGTCGATTCGTGAACCGGTCTTAATAATGGTTTTTCCACCTTCTTTGATAATCTGTGTCATAATTATGTGTTATCTAATTGTTTTGTAATTAATCCTCTAAATCCTTTTTCATGGTGAGCAGGTTCTTGCCCTCCAGGCGCTGATAGGTAACCTCGTTCATGATGTTCTTGACAATGTAGATGCCAAGACCACCCAGTTCGCGATCAGCTGGATCGGTAGCAGTGTCGATGTCCTCCTTCATGGTGGGGTCAAACTCGCGGCCCTTGTCGCTAAGCACAAATGTGAGCGTGTGGCCAATGCACTCGGCTGTCAATTCGATGTCGGCAGTTTTTCCTTCGGGATAAGCATAGAAGATAACGTTAGATACCATCTCTTCCATTACCAGGTTCAGGTTCATCAGCAGCTCCATGTCAAGCTGAAGTTCCTCTCCGATCTCTTCGATGAAGGCGTTTACTTTCTCTAACTCGCCTACCTGATTCTTAATCTTAATTTCTTTCTTCATATAAAAATGCTAAAATTGGATGTTATAATTCGAATTATTGCTGCAAAAGTAAGTAAAAAATCTGAATCGAACAAACTTTTAAGAAAAATTTATTTAATAATAAGGTGTTTTTTCTTGAAACACTTATAATGAGAGTCCGTTGTCGATAACGATTCGTCGCATATTTTTGAGCAGATCGCTGGCGAAGATAAAGTCGGTTAATCGGGGATTTTCGGCACCCATAACCTGACTGCTTACACCTTGCCATTCCTTATTTCCTTCGTAAATAAAAATGATATTTTCGCCGATGCCCATGACCGAGTTCATGTCGTGGGTGTTTATGATGGTGGTCATGTTGTATTCCTGAGTGATGGAGTGTAACAGCTCATCGATAACAAGCGATGTTTTGGGGTCGAGACCAGAGTTTGGCTCGTCGCAAAACAGATATTTGGGATTGAGGGCGATGGCACGGGCGATGGCAACACGTTTTTGCATACCTCCGGATATCTCGCCAGGGAATTTTTCGTCGGCACCAGTCAGGTTTACACGGTCCAAGCAGTCCTGTGCACGGCGGATACGTTCACGTAAGGTCATTGACGAGAACATGTCGAGCGGGAACATCACGTTCTCGAGAACCGTCATGGAGTCGAAGAGGGCAGCGCTTTGGAATATCATACCCATCTCGCGACGCATCATTACCTTTTCGTGTTTGCTCATGCTTACAAAATTACGACCGTCGTACAGAATCTCGCCGCGGGTCGGTTCGAGAAGTCCGACAAGATTTTTCATCAGTACCGTCTTGCCGGAACCGCTCTGTCCGATAATGAGGTTGGTCTTACCGTCTTCGAATACGGTATTGATGTCTTTCAGGACTTCTCTGTCCTCAAAACTCTTATATAAATGCTTTACTTCGATCATGACAGTAACTGGGTTAAGAAAACATCCGAAAACAGAATGAGTACACTCGAGGTTACTACAGCATCGGTTGATGCCTTACCTACGTTTACACTACCACCCTCGACCGTGTAGCCGCAGAAGGCTGGCACGCTGGAGATGATGAATGCAAAAAACTGACTTTTGATGATACTCATCCATACGAACCATGGGATGAATGCGTGCTGCAGTCCAGCCGTCAGGTCGTCGGGTGCGATGATATGTCCTATATAAGCCGTGCCGTAAGCACCAATGATACCTGTGGCCGAAGAGAAGATGACCAGGAATGGCATGATGGTGAGCAGACCGATGATTTTGGGCAGAATCAGATAGCAGGCCGAATTGATGCCCATAATCTCGAGAGCGTCGATCTGCTGGGTAACACGCATGGTGCCCAGCTCTGAGGCGATGTTGGAACCTACTTTTCCTGCCAGGATTAAGCACATGATGGAACTTGAGAACTCCAGCAGCAGAATCTCGCGGGTGGTATAGCCGGCAACCCAGCGTGGCATCCAAGGGCTCTGAATATTCAGCTTCATCTGAATACAGATGACGGCGCCGATGAAAAATGAGATGATGAGTACGATGCCGATAGAATTGATGCCCAACTGGGTCATCTCGGTAATGTACTGTTTCAGGAACATTCTCATACGCTCGGGGCGTGAGAAAACACGGCCCATCAGCATCAAATATCGACCAAAGGTGGTCAGCCATTTATGTAATAACATTGCAAACAAACTAATTTATTCGGGTGCAAAGGTACGAAAAATAAGACACGAATTACGCGAATTAACACGAATTATTTCTATTTGAGATTATTTTTCGCGAAATTCGTGTAATTCGTGCCAAAAAATAACTAACTTTGCAGCCGATTATGGAAGAAGAGCGTATAGTACTACGAACAGAAGGCCTCGTGAAACGCTACGGTAAGCGCACGGTGGTTAACGATGTGAGCTTCGACGTGAAGCAGGGTGAGATTGTGGGACTGCTGGGACCTAATGGTGCCGGTAAGACAACCTCGTTCTATATGACCACGGGACTGATTGTTCCCAATGGCGGCCATATTTATCTGGGTGAGGAGGATGTTACCAAATTCCCTGTTTACAAGCGTGCCCGTGCTGGTATCGGCTATCTGGCTCAGGAGGCCAGCGTGTTCCGTAAGATGACTGTAGAGGATAATATCCTCTCGGTGCTGGAAATGACTGGCAAGCCTCGCGACTATCAGCTGAATAAACTGGAGGAGCTTATTAGGGAGTTCCGACTGGAAAAGGTGCGCAAGAACTTAGGCGACCGACTGTCGGGAGGTGAGCGCCGACGTACAGAGATTGCCCGTTGCTTGGCTATCGAACCAAAGTTTATCATGCTCGACGAGCCTTTTGCTGGTGTTGACCCTATCGCTGTAGAGGATATCCAGCAGATTGTGTATAAACTGAAATATCTGAACATCGGTATTCTGATTACCGACCATAATGTGG is a genomic window of Xylanibacter ruminicola 23 containing:
- a CDS encoding MlaE family ABC transporter permease, whose protein sequence is MLLHKWLTTFGRYLMLMGRVFSRPERMRMFLKQYITEMTQLGINSIGIVLIISFFIGAVICIQMKLNIQSPWMPRWVAGYTTREILLLEFSSSIMCLILAGKVGSNIASELGTMRVTQQIDALEIMGINSACYLILPKIIGLLTIMPFLVIFSSATGIIGAYGTAYIGHIIAPDDLTAGLQHAFIPWFVWMSIIKSQFFAFIISSVPAFCGYTVEGGSVNVGKASTDAVVTSSVLILFSDVFLTQLLS
- the lptB gene encoding LPS export ABC transporter ATP-binding protein; this encodes MEEERIVLRTEGLVKRYGKRTVVNDVSFDVKQGEIVGLLGPNGAGKTTSFYMTTGLIVPNGGHIYLGEEDVTKFPVYKRARAGIGYLAQEASVFRKMTVEDNILSVLEMTGKPRDYQLNKLEELIREFRLEKVRKNLGDRLSGGERRRTEIARCLAIEPKFIMLDEPFAGVDPIAVEDIQQIVYKLKYLNIGILITDHNVDETLAITDRAYLLFEGRILFQGTPEELAANQIVREKYLTESFELRKKNFQQIEMERNAKEQAEKS